A section of the Zygosaccharomyces rouxii strain CBS732 chromosome B complete sequence genome encodes:
- the PRP11 gene encoding spliceosome assembly protein PRP11 (similar to uniprot|Q07350 Saccharomyces cerevisiae YDL043C PRP11 Subunit of the SF3a splicing factor complex required for spliceosome assembly) encodes MDYQNRAGSKKGGGGIASDSQANLARRKQVDELLRQGQQVPYTFQDEADELNRNPYIYKNHSGKLVCKLCNTIHTAWSSVERHLSGNKHGLNVLRRGSANDKNGGPSKQQEDQDHEFLEAVDSKRRNLRHNGIVPDCKTALVKDKETDQLGIAIQVDYNAEEDSNDEQVISPFIRIVSGLELSESDQNDKKYVVIAYEPFENVAIEIPSDKEIVMNKNYEDRSSLDELNGKCTFWDVDAHKFYVQLFFA; translated from the coding sequence ATGGATTATCAGAATAGAGCTGGCTCTAAgaaaggtggtggtggtattgcAAGTGACTCTCAAGCTAATCTTGCTAGACGTAAACAGGTTGATGAGCTTCTAAGACAAGGTCAACAAGTTCCATATACATTTCAAGATGAAGCCGATGAGTTAAACAGGAATCCCTACATATACAAGAATCATTCCGGGAAATTAGTTTGCAAACTTTGTAATACTATTCATACAGCATGGTCAAGTGTAGAAAGACATCTGAGTGGTAATAAGCATGGCTTGAACGTGCTTAGACGTGGTAGCgctaatgataaaaatggtggCCCAAGcaaacaacaagaagacCAAGACCATGAGTTTTTGGAAGCTGTTGACTCTAAGAGACGTAATTTAAGGCATAATGGTATTGTACCAGATTGTAAGACTGCCTTGGTGAAAGACAAGGAAACTGATCAACTGGGCATCGCAATTCAAGTAGATTACAatgcagaagaagatagTAATGACGAACAAGTGATATCGCCATTCATTAGAATAGTTTCTGGGTTAGAACTTTCTGAATCAGATCAAAACGATAAGAAATATGTGGTCATAGCTTATGAACCATTTGAAAACGTTGCAATAGAAATACCCTCTGACAAGGAAATTGTAATGAATAAGAACTACGAGGATCGGAGTTCACTGGATGAACTTAATGGCAAATGCACATTTTGGGATGTTGATGCTCATAAGTTTTACGTACAGCTTTTCTTCGCATAA